A single Macaca fascicularis isolate 582-1 chromosome 13, T2T-MFA8v1.1 DNA region contains:
- the C13H2orf78 gene encoding uncharacterized protein C2orf78 homolog gives MHSLAGATQTSASIVSSSFVSAVDVSSSLTMSEDFQNTSLPGTANSLQLSLPVVSNVASLTGSISNFSRASAPAISSAWLQPSASGTSFQPIMGSAYLYQHSSTTMLSGVTGMLSGVTGQSHISTSAASYPGIFEWDSTASTAKKSSSLRDFTVTVIDQNTAVSSMSMTAQYDKTSDTNTVVPLYPSLSASLVQGTLTQIPNQQGHSLSLPYQIGSQVYYYNQGTLGPQLSCLQSYGSVSYTGYRASAHQPEMVMVLKEVQPTNVLPPVSTSGMYYSVSTQPITETSVQVMETSLGMDTSLGLQSPSQTFCLPQTQEFSKSFSSKNTQILESNPSPELGDISMITPVQSPTNLLTLSPVPSQEKNENENLDEIKTNLSKPLDVYQILIGNQDPPLLPLEIPDIHPLLACIDPLGQEEQPGSENADLRNNSLSLEDQGIFENEIESSSDLADITTLVEDTHLPPIFSSLQDLDLPKSPSAKTAKDTSAIKVNQVQEKSCVIKGHSDQDRKNKHKASEPIQGAPKAKIQPKNPECLLEGEVVVCSATVSDSASVNKAKHSSNKPHKAASSRISKAKSHGQEKTKGNRKNSSKKSEESKQSGNNIKVEEKQTIPNMKRKKNQPELSQETFKKPRSSLGMHMLESVQVFHALGKKIDKKTGFSSSRTLGSSSNTQNHQPFPALKPWLDTQREGKGPEKIQVKAQKLDDSAEKECPSPSHSELPPPGKVKLIPLPFLALDKPQARPVSRRPNPPASRKPAVAYPAQPDSTNSAQSTAVNPSRPAPSNTSLPGPATPAPPISTKATQPGSANPTQPTVPQSAVSRPSLYKTSSCTSLHREPVSTAVTNLQSLPKPQNQFLIQDFSFQPRPWRKPTVPEPVMSTPITEEQRPEREAMKRKAQQERENAAKYTSLGKVQFFIEREREMEIAEYYGYTI, from the exons AAGATTTCCAAAATACGTCTTTACCTGGAACTGCAAACTCTCTGCAGCTCTCTCTTCCTGTGGTGAGCAATGTGGCTTCCTTAACAGGAAGCATCTCCAACTTCTCCAGAGCCTCTGCTCCAGCCATCAGCTCAGCATGGCTACAGCCATCAGCCTCTGGCACCTCCTTCCAGCCAATCATGGGCAGTGCCTACCTTTATCAACATTCTAGCACAACTATGTTGTCTGGGGTTACTGGCATGTTGTCTGGGGTTACTGGCCAGAGCCATATCTCTACTTCAGCTGCCTCTTATCCAGGCATTTTTGAGTGGGATAGTACAGCAAGCACAGCAAAGAAGTCATCCTCACTCAGGGACTTCACTGTGACTGTCATTGACCAGAATACAGCTGTCTCTTCCATGTCTATGACAGCCCAGTATGATAAAACTTCAGATACCAATACTGTGGTCCCTCTGTATCCATCACTATCTGCCAGCCTTGTTCAGGGCACACTAACTCAAATTCCAAATCAGCAGGGCCATAGCCTGTCACTTCCCTACCAGATAGGAAGTCAGGTCTATTACTATAATCAAGGCACACTGGGACCTCAACTATCCTGCCTGCAATCCTATGGCTCTGTGTCATACACAGGATATAGGGCTTCTGCCCATCAACCAGAAATGGTGATGGTGCTAAAGGAGGTTCAGCCCACAAATGTCCTACCACCAGTCTCTACTTCTGGGATGTATTACTCTGTGTCTACTCAACCCATCACAGAAACCAGTGTTCAAG TGATGGAAACTTCCCTGGGGATGGATACTTCCCTGGGATTGCAATCTCCAAGCCAGACATTTTGTCTGCCACAAACTCAAGAATTCTCCAAGTCCTTCAGTAGCAAAAATACCCAGATACTTGAGAGTAACCcatcacctgagcttggggacATTTCAATGATAACTCCAGTCCAGAGTCCTACTAATCTCTTGACACTGTCTCCAGTTCCAAgccaggaaaaaaatgagaatgagaatttGGATGAGATTAAAACCAACCTTTCAAAGCCTCTAGATGTCTACCAGATCCTAATAGGAAATCAAGATCCTCCACTACTTCCTTTAGAAATCCCTGATATTCACCCACTTCTGGCCTGCATTGAtcctcttggccaagaggagCAGCCTGGTTCTGAAAATGCCGATCTAAGAAATAACAGCCTGAGTCTTGAAGACCAAGGGATATTTGAAAATGAGATTGAGTCTAGCAGTGATTTGGCAGACATCACTACATTGGTGGAGGATACTCACCTCCCCCCAATCTTCAGTTCCTTACAGGATCTTGACCTACCCAAAAGTCCCTCAGCAAAGACAGCCAAAGATACCAGTGCCATCAAGGTAAATCAGGTGCAGGAAAAGTCATGTGTCATAAAGGGTCACTCTGATCAAGACAGGAAGAACAAGCATAAAGCTTCCGAGCCTATCCAGGGTGCTCCGAAGGCCAAAATCCAGCCAAAGAACCCAGAGTGCCTATTAGAGGGAGAAGTGGTTGTTTGCAGTGCTACAGTCAGTGACAGTGCTTCTGTGAACAAGGCCAAGCATTCTAGCAACAAACCTCACAAAGCTGCATCCAGCAGGATCAGCAAAGCGAAGAGCCATGGGCAGGAAAAgaccaaagggaacagaaaaaacaGCTCCAAGAAATCTGAAGAGAGTAAGCAGTCAGGGAACAACATCAAGGTAGAAGAGAAGCAAACCATTCCCAATATGAAGCGGAAGAAAAATCAACCTGAGCTTAGCCAAGAGACCTTTAAAAAGCCCCGAAGCTCCCTGGGCATGCACATGCTGGAGTCCGTGCAAGTTTTCCATGCACTCGGGAAAAAGATCGATAAGAAAACTGGATTCTCTTCCTCCAGGACCCTGGGAAGCTCAAGCAACACCCAAAACCACCAGCCATTCCCAGCTCTCAAACCATGGCTGGATACCCAACGTGAGGGTAAAGGCCCGGAGAAAATTCAAGTCAAGGCCCAGAAACTAGATGATAGTGCTGAAAAAGAGTGTCCATCTCCATCACACTCTGAGTTGCCACCACCTGGGAAGGTCAAGTTGATACCTTTGCCCTTTCTGGCCCTGGACAAACCTCAAGCTCGACCTGTTTCTCGGCGGCCAAACCCTCCGGCCTCACGTAAGCCTGCTGTGGCTTACCCTGCTCAACCTGATTCTACTAACTCAGCTCAATCGACTGCAGTCAATCCATCCCGACCAGCTCCTAGCAACACATCTTTGCCAGGTCCTGCCACACCAGCTCCGCCAATTTCGACCAAAGCAACCCAACCTGGTTCAGCCAACCCTACCCAGCCTACTGTCCCTCAATCTGCAGTTTCTAGGCCATCACTCTACAAAACATCATCTTGTACTTCTCTGCATCGGGAGCCTGTTTCCACTGCTGTGACCAATCTCCAGTCACTGCCCAAGCCTCAAAATCAATTTCTAATCCAAGACTTCAGCTTCCAACCCCGTCCATGGAGGAAACCCACTGTTCCTGAGCCAGTAATGTCAACGCCTATCACAGAAGAGCAGAGGCCAGAGCGTGAGGCCATGAAGAGAAAGGCTCAACAAGAGCGTGAGAATGCGGCCAAATACACCTCTCTGGGGAAGGTGCAGTTTTTCattgaaagggaaagagagatggaaattGCTGAATACTATGGCTACACAATCTAA